The proteins below come from a single Thermodesulfobacteriota bacterium genomic window:
- a CDS encoding MBL fold metallo-hydrolase — protein MYKFDVIRKGEENGVGTLFALETSRGTKIFGLPTLNFYGGDWDLGPTWNYLIVSGNLTLFDTGRRGEGKALMEMIAKVGYDPKELHRVIVSHGHEDHDGGLSEIVAGTGANLAAHGIYGRLISYYSGAYLPEGVKTHFPASCWHCIMPDSFSSLHCMEYHSERSSLEVSIPIEDGSSLDGGALQFCHIPGHAPDSVALLVDGEVLLCGDTVLPEITPHPSREASYCLTRHVLPEQYSRENALYGLKAYIRSIKKLCKWIDYEVTTLPAHRLYYMGCWNWINLRERVTEIIDHHIERCKHILSLINEGSNTVDQIARGHFEPSMLKGAGMGMARNEIHSHLELLEATGDVKWADGEHLECGKTYQFEKSIRLL, from the coding sequence GTGTACAAATTTGATGTTATTCGCAAGGGAGAAGAAAACGGAGTCGGGACACTCTTCGCTCTCGAGACATCCCGGGGAACCAAAATCTTTGGTCTGCCTACCCTAAATTTTTATGGGGGTGATTGGGACCTTGGGCCGACCTGGAATTATCTAATCGTATCCGGGAACCTGACCCTCTTTGATACGGGCAGACGAGGAGAAGGAAAAGCACTCATGGAGATGATAGCTAAGGTGGGTTATGATCCTAAAGAACTGCACAGGGTCATAGTCAGCCACGGGCATGAAGATCATGATGGGGGGCTTTCAGAAATCGTTGCCGGAACTGGTGCCAATCTTGCAGCTCATGGGATTTATGGACGACTGATATCTTATTATTCCGGGGCATACCTTCCTGAAGGAGTAAAAACTCACTTCCCTGCCTCATGCTGGCACTGTATTATGCCTGATTCTTTTTCCTCGCTTCATTGTATGGAATATCATAGCGAAAGGAGCTCTCTGGAGGTCAGTATACCCATTGAAGATGGCTCCTCTTTAGATGGAGGAGCATTGCAGTTCTGCCATATCCCGGGCCATGCTCCAGACTCTGTCGCATTACTCGTTGATGGTGAGGTTCTCCTTTGCGGAGATACCGTCCTACCTGAAATTACTCCTCATCCAAGCAGAGAGGCTTCCTATTGTCTCACCAGGCATGTCCTTCCCGAACAGTATAGCAGGGAAAACGCTCTGTATGGGCTTAAAGCCTATATCCGTTCCATCAAGAAGCTTTGTAAATGGATAGACTATGAAGTTACAACTCTTCCCGCTCATAGATTGTACTATATGGGCTGCTGGAACTGGATAAACCTCAGAGAGCGGGTAACAGAGATTATAGACCACCATATCGAACGGTGCAAGCATATCCTCTCTCTGATTAATGAGGGGAGCAATACGGTGGATCAGATCGCCAGGGGCCATTTCGAGCCTTCCATGTTAAAGGGTGCAGGTATGGGGATGGCAAGGAATGAGATTCACAGCCATCTGGAGTTACTTGAGGCGACAGGGGATGTAAAATGGGCAGATGGAGAACATTTGGAATGTGGCAAAACATATCAGTTTGAGAAGTCCATTCGTTTGCTATAG